In Phoenix dactylifera cultivar Barhee BC4 unplaced genomic scaffold, palm_55x_up_171113_PBpolish2nd_filt_p 000146F, whole genome shotgun sequence, one DNA window encodes the following:
- the LOC103705660 gene encoding ubiquitin-conjugating enzyme E2 19-like, whose protein sequence is MPRENQDVQDNIPNTPAAPAPSATTATKQSLHVAKGPDGQSVLKRLQSELMALMMCGDPGISAFPEGDNIFCWKGTITGSIDTVYEGMIYKLSLSFPTDYPFKPPKVKFENVCFHPNVDLNGAICLDILQDKWSSAYDVRTILLSIQSLLGEPNNDSPLNAQAAALWVNQEEFRKMVEKTYKPA, encoded by the exons ATGCCGAGGGAGAACCAAGATGTCCAAGATAACATCCCCAACACTCCGGCGGCCCCGGCTCCATCAGCCACCACCGCCACCAAACAGTCTCTCCATGTTGCCAAGGGCCCCGATGGCCAGTCCGTCTTGAAGAG GCTGCAGTCAGAACTGATGGCTCTAATG ATGTGCGGAGATCCAGGAATATCAGCTTTTCCAGAGGGAGACAACATCTTCTGCTGGAAAGGGACCATCACTGGGAGCATAGACACTGTTTATGAGGGAATGATCtacaagctctctctctctttccctacTGATTACCCTTTCAAGCCTCCAAAGGTCAAGTTCGAAAACGTCTGCTTCCATCCCAATGTTGATCTCAATGGAGCCATCTGCTTGGATATACTTCAG GATAAATGGTCATCTGCATATGATGTGAGAACCATACTGCTCTCAATTCAAAGTCTTTTGGGAG AACCGAACAATGATTCTCCTCTCAATGCTCAAGCTGCAGCGCTTTGGGTCAATCAAGAAG AGTTCAGGAAAATGGTGGAGAAGACTTACAAGCCGGCCTAG
- the LOC108511009 gene encoding kinesin-like protein KIN-14H isoform X3, protein MSLKTHSFLCWMFFQSSQQEAIKQKEELMKEVGCLRSELHQVRDERDHTLAQETCSSQREQIQVLQHQLAAANEKLKMADLTAIETMTEYKGQKKTAKDLQDRLADAEPQILEAEKLRKKLHNTILELKGNIRVFCRVRPVLPGSDCGGTEGSVVSYPTSLESLGTPCFVEYALFLILHPTEGSVVFWY, encoded by the exons atgTCACTAAAGACCCATAGCTTTTTATGTTGGATGTTCTTCCAGTCATCTCAGCAAGAGGCTATTAAACAGAAAGAAGAGTTAATGAAGGAAGTAGGTTGCCTTAGAAGTGAATTGCATCAAGTAAGAGATGAACGCGATCATACATTAGCCCAG GAAACGTGCTCTTCCCAAAGAGAGCAGATACAGGTATTGCAGCATCAGCTTGCTGCAGCAAATGAAAAGTTGAAG atggcTGATTTGACTGCCATCGAGAcaatgacagaatataaagGACAGAAGAAGACTGCAAAAGATTTGCAAGATCGTCTTGCAGATGCAGAGCCTCAAATCTTGGAAGCAGAGAAATTGCGCAAAAAGCTGCACAACACCATACTG GAACTGAAAGGAAATATCCGAGTGTTTTGTAGAGTACGCCCTGTTTTACCTGGCAGTGATTGTGGTGGCACAGAGGGTTCAGTTGTTTCTTATCCTACATCACTTGAATCTCTTGGTACGCCCTGTTTTGTAGAGTACGCCCTGTTTCTTATCCTACATCCTACAGAGGGGTCAGTTGTTTTTTGGTATTAG
- the LOC120104948 gene encoding uncharacterized protein LOC120104948: MSTQEKDLFLTVLKNLKVPDGYSSNISRCVNLKERKLSNLKSHDCHILMQDIFPLALRSSTPKQVFAIVSQLSSFFKALCSKVLDPKELDQLESNIALTLCNMEKIFPPGFFTIMVHLLIHLAAEAKLGGPVHYRWMYPIERFLMRLKDYVRNRAYPEGSIAEGYIAEECLTFCSRYLEGVETVFNRPQRNCDIIENADVYKFSSGGRVLGKVESVVLDQKSLAQAHRYVLLHIDILYCVQI; this comes from the exons atgtctactcaagagaaagatctttttctaacagTTCTGAAAAATTTGAAGGTTCCTGATGGGTACTCATCGAATATTTCACGATGCGTAAATCTCAAAGAGCGAAaactttcaaatcttaaaagtcatgattgtcacattttgatgcaagatatctttccattggctttaagatcgtcAACACCGAAACAAGTTTTTGCAATTGTTTCTCAATTATCATCATTctttaaggcattatgttccaaagttcttgatcctaaggagcttgatcaattggagtctaataTTGCACTTACACTATGCAATATGGAAAAGATCTTTCCTCCTGggttttttactattatggttcatctactcattcacttagcggcggaagctaaacttggtggcccggttcactaccgatggatgtatcctattgagag gtTTCTTATGCGCTTAAAAGATTATGTACGCAATCGAGCCTATCCCGAGGGCTCGATTGCTGAAGGATATATTGCTGAGGAGTGTTTGACATTTTGTTCGAGATATCTTGAAGGAGTTGAAACGGTTTTCAATCGACCTCAAAGGAATTGTGATATCATAGAGAATGCAGATGTTTACAAGTTCTCATCTGGCGGAAGAGTTTTGGGAAAAGTTGAAAGTGTTGTTCTTGACCAGAAATCGTTGGCACAGGCACATCGCTATGTCTTACTTCATATAGacatattatactgtgtgcaaatatag
- the LOC108511009 gene encoding kinesin-like protein KIN-14H isoform X1 — translation MSLKTHSFLCWMFFQSSQQEAIKQKEELMKEVGCLRSELHQVRDERDHTLAQVQNLSVEIANYEEMTGKSSKALDSLTTKSTALDETCSSQREQIQVLQHQLAAANEKLKMADLTAIETMTEYKGQKKTAKDLQDRLADAEPQILEAEKLRKKLHNTILELKGNIRVFCRVRPVLPGSDCGGTEGSVVSYPTSLESLGTPCFVEYALFLILHPTEGSVVFWY, via the exons atgTCACTAAAGACCCATAGCTTTTTATGTTGGATGTTCTTCCAGTCATCTCAGCAAGAGGCTATTAAACAGAAAGAAGAGTTAATGAAGGAAGTAGGTTGCCTTAGAAGTGAATTGCATCAAGTAAGAGATGAACGCGATCATACATTAGCCCAGGTGCAAAATTTAAGTGTTGAAATTGCAAATTATGAAGAAATGACTGGAAAGTCCTCAAAGGCTTTGGATAGCTTAACAACAAAATCTACTGCCCTTGAT GAAACGTGCTCTTCCCAAAGAGAGCAGATACAGGTATTGCAGCATCAGCTTGCTGCAGCAAATGAAAAGTTGAAG atggcTGATTTGACTGCCATCGAGAcaatgacagaatataaagGACAGAAGAAGACTGCAAAAGATTTGCAAGATCGTCTTGCAGATGCAGAGCCTCAAATCTTGGAAGCAGAGAAATTGCGCAAAAAGCTGCACAACACCATACTG GAACTGAAAGGAAATATCCGAGTGTTTTGTAGAGTACGCCCTGTTTTACCTGGCAGTGATTGTGGTGGCACAGAGGGTTCAGTTGTTTCTTATCCTACATCACTTGAATCTCTTGGTACGCCCTGTTTTGTAGAGTACGCCCTGTTTCTTATCCTACATCCTACAGAGGGGTCAGTTGTTTTTTGGTATTAG
- the LOC103705601 gene encoding protein EARLY RESPONSIVE TO DEHYDRATION 15 translates to MSTMAVSSGAAARSALNPNAPLYIPTAFQLVEDFSPEWWELVKTTTWFRDHWLQQHQEQETFDGDDEEDVANLLPDSFDLGLMDELSILEAEFEAAAYYQTVGAEELVSDIQKKEKLKPGLESDAETVIRSLNLKSPKNGGVRPVVEPAMYREKALQCVSPKCSPCRIIHQPH, encoded by the exons ATGAGCACCATGGCAGTATCATCTGGGGCAGCAGCAAGGTCTGCGCTCAACCCAAATGCTCCGCTTTATATCCCCACAGCATTTCAGCTGGTGGAGGATTTCTCCCCTGAGTGGTGGGAGCTGGTGAAGACAACCACATGGTTCCGGGATCACTGGCTCCAGCAGCACCAGGAGCAAGAAACTTTTGATGGCGATGATGAGGAAGATGTTGCAAATCTGCTTCCAGACTCTTTCGATCTTGGCCTCATGGATGAGTTGTCCATTCTCGAGGCAGAATTTGAAGCAGCAGCTTACTACCAAACTGTGGGTGCTGAAGAACTGGTTTCTGATattcagaagaaagagaagctAAAGCCTG GCTTGGAGAGTGATGCAGAGACAGTGATCAGGAGCCTGAACTTGAAATCACCAAAGAATGGCGGGGTTAGACCTGTTGTGGAACCGGCCATGTATCGGGAGAAGGCATTGCAGTGCGTGAGCCCAAAGTGCAGCCCTTGCCGCATCATTCATCAGCCCCATTGA
- the LOC108511009 gene encoding kinesin-like protein KIN-14H isoform X2, giving the protein MSLKTHSFLCWMFFQSSQQEAIKQKEELMKEVGCLRSELHQVRDERDHTLAQVQNLSVEIANYEEMTGKSSKALDSLTTKSTALDETCSSQREQIQVLQHQLAAANEKLKMADLTAIETMTEYKGQKKTAKDLQDRLADAEPQILEAEKLRKKLHNTILELKGNIRVFCRVRPVLPGSDCGGTEGSVVSYPTSLESLGMHICLWANRFW; this is encoded by the exons atgTCACTAAAGACCCATAGCTTTTTATGTTGGATGTTCTTCCAGTCATCTCAGCAAGAGGCTATTAAACAGAAAGAAGAGTTAATGAAGGAAGTAGGTTGCCTTAGAAGTGAATTGCATCAAGTAAGAGATGAACGCGATCATACATTAGCCCAGGTGCAAAATTTAAGTGTTGAAATTGCAAATTATGAAGAAATGACTGGAAAGTCCTCAAAGGCTTTGGATAGCTTAACAACAAAATCTACTGCCCTTGAT GAAACGTGCTCTTCCCAAAGAGAGCAGATACAGGTATTGCAGCATCAGCTTGCTGCAGCAAATGAAAAGTTGAAG atggcTGATTTGACTGCCATCGAGAcaatgacagaatataaagGACAGAAGAAGACTGCAAAAGATTTGCAAGATCGTCTTGCAGATGCAGAGCCTCAAATCTTGGAAGCAGAGAAATTGCGCAAAAAGCTGCACAACACCATACTG GAACTGAAAGGAAATATCCGAGTGTTTTGTAGAGTACGCCCTGTTTTACCTGGCAGTGATTGTGGTGGCACAGAGGGTTCAGTTGTTTCTTATCCTACATCACTTGAATCTCTTG GTATGCATATTTGCTTATGGGCAAACAGGTTCTGGTAA